A single genomic interval of Koleobacter methoxysyntrophicus harbors:
- a CDS encoding ribonuclease HI family protein, whose protein sequence is MEKLVIYTDGASRGNPGDAGIGVIIYDDKQNVIEKIGEYIGQTTNNIAEYTALKIALEKAVELKANKVDLYLDSELVVKQIKGEYQVKNKGLALIYREIKELLKNFKEYNINYISRTMNKEADRLANLSIDEFLE, encoded by the coding sequence ATGGAAAAGCTTGTAATATATACTGATGGTGCATCCCGTGGTAATCCCGGTGATGCCGGAATCGGAGTTATTATTTATGATGATAAACAAAACGTAATTGAAAAAATAGGAGAGTACATAGGTCAAACAACCAACAATATAGCTGAATATACGGCACTAAAAATTGCCCTTGAAAAAGCAGTAGAATTAAAGGCCAATAAGGTTGATTTATATCTAGACAGTGAGTTAGTTGTAAAACAAATTAAAGGGGAGTATCAGGTAAAAAATAAAGGTTTAGCCTTAATTTATAGAGAGATAAAAGAGCTTCTTAAAAATTTTAAAGAATACAATATTAATTACATTTCGAGAACTATGAATAAAGAAGCTGATAGATTGGCAAATCTTAGCATAGATGAGTTTCTGGAATAA
- a CDS encoding DUF445 domain-containing protein, whose translation MDLNFIILPLIGAIIGWSTNRLAIKLIFKPVKPVKIPLLNIKFQGLIPKRRNEIASIIGDTIERELLSAEDIIKETSSPQIKREITYLIKSSLLEKIKDKIPGFLPSGLQVLFLNYIKAIIDKEIDSFVQELAKGFSERIKSRIKIGRMVEEKINNYELQELEEIIIKLSNKELKYIEILGGVIGFLIGFGQAVLMHYIY comes from the coding sequence ATGGATTTGAATTTTATAATACTGCCGTTGATAGGAGCTATTATAGGATGGTCAACAAACAGACTGGCTATAAAGCTAATTTTCAAGCCGGTTAAACCTGTCAAAATTCCGTTATTGAATATAAAATTTCAGGGGTTAATTCCAAAAAGGAGAAATGAAATCGCTTCAATTATAGGTGATACCATTGAAAGGGAATTATTATCTGCTGAAGATATTATCAAAGAGACTTCATCACCTCAAATCAAAAGGGAAATTACGTATCTCATCAAAAGCTCTTTATTAGAAAAGATAAAAGACAAGATCCCTGGATTTTTGCCTTCCGGATTACAGGTATTATTTTTAAATTATATTAAAGCTATAATTGATAAAGAGATCGATTCCTTTGTTCAGGAATTAGCAAAAGGTTTTTCCGAACGAATAAAAAGCCGAATCAAAATTGGGCGAATGGTTGAAGAAAAAATAAATAATTATGAATTGCAAGAATTAGAAGAAATTATTATAAAATTATCCAATAAGGAACTTAAGTATATAGAGATCTTAGGGGGGGTTATAGGTTTTTTAATAGGCTTTGGCCAAGCGGTTTTAATGCATTATATCTACTAA
- the thrS gene encoding threonine--tRNA ligase codes for MSYVRVTLKDGSIKEYPRNITAVDIANSISRGLAKKAIAAKINGKLVDLRTPIKEDCRLEILSFEDEEGKHVYRHSTAHILAQAVKRLYPNTKLGIGPSIEDGFYYDFDREESFTTHDLEKIEDEMRAIIKEDIPFEKMVVRREEAIKILEDMGEKYKVELVKGLPEDAEISFYKQGSFIDLCAGPHVTSTGKIKAFKLMSVAGAYWRGDEKNKMLQRIYGTAFNKKEELENYLHRIEEAKKRDHRKLGKELDLFSLHEEGPGFPFFHPKGMIIRNILEDFWRREHKKRGYQEVKTPIILHENLWKQSGHWDHYKENMYFTTIDDEGYAVKPMNCPGGMLLYKRKMHSYRELPLRLAELGLVHRHELSGVLHGLMRVRCFTQDDAHIFMLPSQITEEIIGVIDLVDYFYKIFGFNYRVELSTRPENSMGSDEMWEKATNALKEALDIKGIDYKVNEGDGAFYGPKIDFHLEDSIGRTWQCGTIQLDFQMPERFDLTYIGQDGEKHRPVMIHRVIFGSIERFIGILIEHFAGAFPLWLAPVQVKVIPITDKHHEYANKVANMLEQKDIRVEVDYRNEKVGYKIREAQLEKIPYMLIVGDKEEAEGTVSIRARKEGDIGTERMDSFINKLMNEIADKSNLS; via the coding sequence ATGTCATATGTTAGAGTTACCCTTAAAGATGGTTCTATAAAAGAATATCCACGAAATATTACCGCAGTGGATATAGCTAATAGCATCAGCAGGGGCCTTGCAAAAAAAGCAATAGCCGCTAAAATTAATGGTAAGTTAGTAGACCTTAGGACACCCATCAAAGAAGATTGCCGCCTTGAAATATTGAGCTTTGAAGATGAGGAAGGGAAACATGTATACAGGCACAGTACAGCACATATTCTTGCTCAGGCTGTTAAACGTTTATACCCTAATACAAAATTAGGAATAGGGCCTTCTATTGAAGACGGTTTTTATTATGACTTTGACAGAGAAGAATCATTTACTACCCATGACCTTGAGAAGATAGAAGATGAGATGCGAGCTATTATTAAAGAAGATATTCCCTTCGAAAAAATGGTTGTCAGGAGAGAAGAAGCAATTAAAATACTGGAAGATATGGGGGAAAAATATAAAGTTGAATTGGTGAAAGGCCTGCCTGAAGATGCTGAAATTTCCTTTTACAAACAGGGAAGTTTTATTGACTTATGTGCTGGACCCCATGTTACTTCAACTGGAAAGATTAAAGCCTTTAAACTGATGAGTGTTGCAGGGGCTTATTGGCGTGGAGACGAAAAAAACAAAATGCTTCAGAGGATATATGGGACTGCTTTTAATAAGAAGGAAGAACTGGAAAATTATTTGCACCGCATAGAAGAAGCGAAAAAAAGGGACCATAGGAAGTTGGGCAAAGAGCTTGACCTATTCAGCCTGCATGAAGAAGGCCCCGGCTTTCCGTTTTTTCATCCTAAAGGGATGATTATTAGAAACATATTAGAAGATTTCTGGAGAAGGGAACATAAAAAAAGAGGTTATCAGGAGGTAAAAACTCCTATTATCTTGCATGAGAATCTGTGGAAACAATCGGGCCATTGGGATCATTATAAAGAGAATATGTATTTTACAACTATAGATGATGAAGGATATGCCGTTAAACCAATGAATTGTCCCGGGGGTATGTTGCTTTATAAACGGAAAATGCACAGTTACAGAGAGTTGCCTTTAAGGCTTGCCGAACTGGGATTGGTACACAGACATGAACTCTCTGGTGTACTGCACGGCTTAATGCGTGTAAGGTGTTTTACCCAGGATGATGCTCATATATTTATGCTCCCATCGCAGATTACTGAGGAGATAATCGGTGTTATAGATTTGGTAGATTACTTTTATAAGATTTTTGGCTTCAATTACCGTGTAGAATTAAGTACAAGACCGGAAAATTCGATGGGATCAGATGAAATGTGGGAAAAGGCTACTAATGCCTTAAAGGAAGCCCTAGATATTAAAGGAATTGATTATAAAGTTAACGAAGGAGATGGGGCATTTTACGGGCCCAAGATAGACTTTCATCTTGAAGATAGTATAGGCAGGACATGGCAGTGCGGTACAATTCAACTGGATTTTCAAATGCCGGAGAGATTTGACCTTACTTATATAGGCCAGGACGGGGAGAAACACAGACCTGTTATGATTCACAGGGTTATATTTGGCAGTATTGAACGTTTTATCGGGATTCTTATTGAACATTTTGCCGGTGCCTTTCCATTATGGCTTGCCCCTGTCCAGGTCAAGGTCATCCCTATAACTGACAAACACCATGAATATGCAAATAAAGTGGCGAATATGCTTGAACAAAAAGATATCCGAGTTGAAGTAGATTATAGAAATGAAAAAGTTGGGTATAAGATCAGAGAAGCACAACTTGAAAAGATCCCCTACATGCTGATTGTCGGTGATAAAGAAGAGGCAGAAGGAACCGTATCTATTAGGGCCAGAAAAGAAGGTGATATTGGTACAGAAAGGATGGATAGCTTTATAAATAAGCTTATGAACGAGATAGCCGATAAATCAAATCTTAGTTGA
- the infC gene encoding translation initiation factor IF-3 encodes MINEQIKDKEIRVIDSNGEQIGIMPIKKALKLAQEKQLDLVKVAPQAKPPVCRIMDYGKYKYEQSKKEKEARKKQKIINIKEIRMSPKIEEHDFQVRVRNAQRFINDGDKVKVTIRFRGREIAHTDLGQEVLEKMAEELRDIAIVEKKPKVEGKNMVMILSPKQEQQ; translated from the coding sequence TTGATTAACGAACAAATAAAAGATAAAGAAATTCGGGTTATTGACAGTAATGGGGAACAAATAGGAATAATGCCCATTAAAAAAGCATTGAAATTAGCCCAGGAGAAACAATTAGATCTGGTAAAGGTGGCTCCCCAGGCCAAACCGCCTGTATGTCGAATAATGGATTACGGGAAATATAAATATGAACAGAGTAAGAAGGAGAAGGAAGCCCGTAAAAAACAGAAGATTATCAATATAAAAGAGATCAGAATGAGCCCAAAAATAGAGGAACATGATTTTCAGGTTAGGGTTCGCAATGCTCAAAGATTTATTAATGATGGAGATAAGGTAAAGGTTACTATTCGTTTTAGAGGTAGAGAAATAGCCCATACCGATTTAGGCCAGGAAGTACTGGAAAAAATGGCCGAGGAATTAAGAGATATTGCTATAGTGGAGAAAAAGCCGAAAGTAGAAGGTAAAAACATGGTAATGATCTTAAGCCCT